In Phycisphaerae bacterium RAS1, the genomic window TCCTCTACGGCGCGATCGAGCTGATTCCGCTCGACACGCTGCGCGTCGCCGGCTGGGACGTGCCCCGAGCCGCGATCACCATCGGCGGTGCGCTGGGCGTCAATCTTCTGTTCGTGCTGCTGCTTTACAAGGAACTGAGGATCACCGCCTTCGACCCGGCGCTGGCGACCACGCTCGGCATCAACGCGACGCTCATGCACTACCTGCTCATGACCCTGGTCGCCGTCACCACCGTCGCCGCGTTTGAAAGCGTCGGCAGCATCCTCGTCATCGCCATGCTCATCGTTCCGCCCGCTGCGGCACACCTCCTGACCGACCGCCTCAGTCTCATGCTTCTGCTGGCTCTGCTTTTTGCGGCCGCCGCCGCGGCGCTGGGCCACCTGTTGGCAATCGTCGCCCCGGGCTGGTTTGGAATGACCGGCGTGAGCACGAACACCGCCGGAATGATGGGCGTCGTCGCCGGTTTGCTCTTTGTCGCAGCGATGCTGCTGGGCCCGCGGCATGGCGTGCTCAGCAAGCTGGCGCACCGCGCCGCGCTCAGCGTTCGAATCGTCCGCGAAGATGTTCTGGGGTTGCTTTTCCGGCTGGAGGAGGACGGCCGCATCGCTCCGCCCGCGGCCCTGCCGGCGCTCCTGCGCGGCGTAGGCGTCGCCCCGGTCGTCTCGCGCGCGGCGCTCTGGTCGCTGCGGCGCGCGGCCCTTGTGACAACGGATGGCGCGGCGCTCCGACTAACGTCGGCCGGCCGCAGCGCCGCGCAGCAACTTGTCCGATCGCATCGGCTGTGGGAGGCCTTCCTCGAAAAGCACCTGTCGCTGCCGCCCGATCATGTGCACGTCTCGGCCGAACGGCTCGAGCACGTCACCGGCGCCGC contains:
- the mntB_2 gene encoding Manganese transport system membrane protein MntB, encoding MLALTWLPMDTWIVAVGAMSGMACALLGTFLLLRKMSMMGDAISHAVLPGLAAAFLITGSRGSATMLAGAAVVGVLTALLTQWIYSVGRVDRNAAMGVVFTVLFAIGLILIRRAADFVDLDPDCVLYGAIELIPLDTLRVAGWDVPRAAITIGGALGVNLLFVLLLYKELRITAFDPALATTLGINATLMHYLLMTLVAVTTVAAFESVGSILVIAMLIVPPAAAHLLTDRLSLMLLLALLFAAAAAALGHLLAIVAPGWFGMTGVSTNTAGMMGVVAGLLFVAAMLLGPRHGVLSKLAHRAALSVRIVREDVLGLLFRLEEDGRIAPPAALPALLRGVGVAPVVSRAALWSLRRAALVTTDGAALRLTSAGRSAAQQLVRSHRLWEAFLEKHLSLPPDHVHVSAERLEHVTGAALQTLLAESVGDPPVDPHGSPIPPTK